The Sphingobacteriales bacterium genomic sequence TCGTGAGATAGTTGTTACTGGAACAAGAACGGAAAGAAGCATTACAACCCTACCTCTATCAACACAAATAATAACAAAAGAAAGTATTCAAAAATCAGGTGTAAGTCGTTTAAATGAAATTATTAGGGAACAAACTGGTTTGATAGTAGTTCCAGATTTTAGCGGCGACGAGGGTATTCAACTGCAAGGCTTAGATGCTGACTATGTTATAATATTGATAGACGGCGCACCTTTGTTTGGCCGAAGTGCTGGAACTATAGACCTGACAAGGATTTCGGTTAACAATATTGATAGAATTGAGATTGTAAAGGGTGCGTCCTCGAGTTTATATGGCTCGGAGGCATTAGCAGGCGTTGTAAATATTATAACAAAAAAAACCGAAATAAGCGCAAAACCAAAGATAAACCTCAATTATAAATTTGCATCGTTTAATACACACGACCTGTCAACAACGCTTGAATATGGCAAAAAAAAGGTAGGCGTTGACCTATCCGGAAATTATTATAAAACCAACGGCTATAACCTATCTGAAAGCACTTTTTGGCAAACAGTAGAACCGTATTATAATTTCACAATTCAGCCTAAAATAAAAATTAATATTTCGGAAAAAATTAACTTAGGTATCAACGCGAGGGTTTTCAGCCAAACCCAAGATTACAAATTAGAAATTGCCCCGGACAGATATATTGGTGAGACGACCATTAAAGAATGGAATAATTCGATTTTGTTAAATCAAACTGTTTCAGACAAGGTGAAGTTAATTTACGACTTATACGCAACAAATTATAAAGCAAACGAATACTTAAATGACAAAGATAAAATACTATTTTCAGAGAGTAATTACGACCAAGTGTTTTATCGCCCCGAAATTCGCTCGCACTATAAATTCGGAAGAAATATAATAACAGCTGCCGTTGGCTTAAATTATGAGTCTTTAGATAGAACCTATTTTGAAAAAAAAGCAACCCTAAACTCGGAGTACACTTTTGGCCAGTTTGAATGGTTTATAAAAGAAAAATGGAATATTTTAGCTGGTTTCCGATACGACAATCACCATCAATATCAATCGCAACTTAGCCCCAAAATTGCTGTCAACTATAAATGGAATAGTAATTTCTCTTTAAAAATGAGCATTGGGTATGGCTACAAAGCCCCCGATTTGAGGCAGCTATATTTCGATTTTACTAACCTGGCAGTTGGTTATACTGTTTTGGGCTATAATGTGGCACTAGAAAAATTAGCTTTGTTACAAAGCCAAGGGCAAATTTTATTTACAAACGATGTTGACCTTTCAAACCCATTAAAACCCGAGAGTTCGGCCAATTTTAATTTTGGTGGGTACTATAAAAAAAATAAACTCCTGATTGACTATAATATATTTTACAACCGAATTAATAATTTAATTGATACAAAAGCCATTGCACAAAAAACAAATGGACAAAACGTTTTCTCGTATATTAATGTAAACAAAATATATACTACCGGCTTAGAAACAAATGCAACCTATGAACTAAGCTCAGACTTTTCAATTTCGATGGGCTACCAGTACCTTGTTGCCAAAGACCAAGCTGTTATTGATAAAATAAAGAAGGATGAGCTATTTGCCCGCGACCCAGTTACCTTAGTCTCTTTTAAACTAAAACGAAGCGACTATTTTGGCTTGTACAACCGTTCAAAACACATTGCAAATATTAAAATTAACTATTTAATTCCTCTAATTAAAACATCGCTAAGTGCCAGGTTTTTTTACCGCAGCCAATACGGCTTGTTTGATTCAAATAATAATGCGGCATTTGATAGGTACGACAATTTTGTTAAAGGATATTTTTTAACCAATATTACCTTAAATAAAGATTTTAAAGGTCAAATTTCCGGACAAATTGGCGTGAACAACCTCTTAGATTATAAAGATGAAAATAATATTTCTAATCTGCCCGGAAGGCAATTTTTTGCTAAAATTCAATATTATTATTAGAACTAAAATAATTCAATATGTTTAATTTGCCATAAAATGAAACAATGTTTTAGAAATCCTAAATATTGTTTTGCCCTTAGTTTTTAATTGCTCATTTGTATAGCATGGCCTCAATAAGCTTAAAGGAGATTCTAAGTCGAACAAGCCAAAATCAGACCTTAAAAAAGTTGCCCTAACATTAATAATATAGCCCCCCTGAATATTAAGAGCCTGTCTAAATTTTATTTTCTAATTCTATTAAGCATCAATTTTATCATGGCAAGTTGGATCATTGTCTGGCTCGTTTCGGTTTGGAACTCAAAGTCTTTACTCAATCTTCGATAGCTTTCGAGCCATGCAAAAGTTCTTTCAACAATCCATCTTTTTGGCAATACTTCGAATTTCGAGGCTGTATTCGATCTACTTACAACCTCAACCACCCACCCAAACGTTTTGCGGGTATTTTCAATTAACTCGCCTCTATACCCGCCATCAGCTACTATCTTTACCAATCTGCAAAACCTGCCTCTGAGGTCAGCTATAACCATTGGGGCTGATTTACTGTCATGCTCATTTGCC encodes the following:
- a CDS encoding TonB-dependent receptor: MTLIKNVTRLYFFGLIVCYAQFLNAQFAPTDSIKEYQLREIVVTGTRTERSITTLPLSTQIITKESIQKSGVSRLNEIIREQTGLIVVPDFSGDEGIQLQGLDADYVIILIDGAPLFGRSAGTIDLTRISVNNIDRIEIVKGASSSLYGSEALAGVVNIITKKTEISAKPKINLNYKFASFNTHDLSTTLEYGKKKVGVDLSGNYYKTNGYNLSESTFWQTVEPYYNFTIQPKIKINISEKINLGINARVFSQTQDYKLEIAPDRYIGETTIKEWNNSILLNQTVSDKVKLIYDLYATNYKANEYLNDKDKILFSESNYDQVFYRPEIRSHYKFGRNIITAAVGLNYESLDRTYFEKKATLNSEYTFGQFEWFIKEKWNILAGFRYDNHHQYQSQLSPKIAVNYKWNSNFSLKMSIGYGYKAPDLRQLYFDFTNLAVGYTVLGYNVALEKLALLQSQGQILFTNDVDLSNPLKPESSANFNFGGYYKKNKLLIDYNIFYNRINNLIDTKAIAQKTNGQNVFSYINVNKIYTTGLETNATYELSSDFSISMGYQYLVAKDQAVIDKIKKDELFARDPVTLVSFKLKRSDYFGLYNRSKHIANIKINYLIPLIKTSLSARFFYRSQYGLFDSNNNAAFDRYDNFVKGYFLTNITLNKDFKGQISGQIGVNNLLDYKDENNISNLPGRQFFAKIQYYY